One genomic segment of Komagataella phaffii GS115 chromosome 4, complete sequence includes these proteins:
- a CDS encoding Putative S-adenosylmethionine-dependent methyltransferase of the seven beta-strand family, with protein sequence MVEDTSKLNPSKLGTKEYWDDFYQLETANFKEDSENVGECWFDDSDAENKIIEFLFDRIEDGSSEFFHSNSRVCDLGTGNGHLLFELRKEGFRGDLVGLDYSEVSVEFARQIAQKHAVKGITFQQCDILDEKSSVLNDENDKFDILLDKGTFDAIALSSSTYNGGKTGIEIYPSTVKKLLKKGGILLVTSCNFTESELIKHITKNDEFAEEKHIEYPKFEFGGIQGQTICSICFIKN encoded by the coding sequence ATGGTTGAAGATACTTCAAAACTGAACCCTTCAAAGTTGGGCACCAAAGAGTATTGGGATGATTTCTACCAGTTAGAAACTgcaaatttcaaagaagactcGGAGAATGTTGGTGAATGTTGGTTTGACGATTCAGATGCAGAAAATAAGATAATCGAATTCTTGTTCGACAGAATAGAGGATGGATCCTCAGAGTTCTTCCACAGTAATTCAAGAGTATGTGACCTTGGGACTGGGAATGGCCATTTACTGTTTGAGTTGAGGAAGGAAGGATTTAGAGGTGATTTGGTGGGATTGGATTACTCAGAAGTTTCTGTGGAGTTTGCAAGGCAGATTGCCCAAAAGCATGCGGTGAAAGGAATAACGTTCCAACAATGTGATATATTAGATGAAAAATCGTCCGTCTTAAATGATGAGAATGACAAATTTGACATTCTCTTGGATAAAGGGACATTTGATGCTATTGCCCTTAGCTCGTCAACATACAACGGAGGTAAAACTGGAATTGAAATTTACCCTTCTACAGTGAAAAAGCTACTCAAAAAGGGAGGAATATTGCTGGTAACTAGTTGCAATTTTACTGAATCTGAACTGATAAAGCACATCACGAAGAATGATGAGtttgcagaagaaaaaCATATCGAGTatccaaagtttgaatTTGGTGGTATCCAGGGTCAAACGATATGCAGTATttgtttcatcaaaaattga
- a CDS encoding Adenylosuccinate synthase, with amino-acid sequence MADVVLGSQWGDEGKGKLVDVLCEDIDVCARCQGGNNAGHTIIVKGVKFDFHMLPSGLVNPKCKNLIGSGVVIHLPSFFEELEAIENKGLDCTGRLFVSSRAHLVFGFHQRTDKLKEAELHETKKSIGTTGKGIGPTYSTKASRSGIRVHHLVSDEPDSWKEFETRLSRLIETRKKRYGHFDCDLESELAKYKVLREKIKPFVVDSIEFMHDAIKDKKKILVEGANALMLDIDFGTYPYVTSSNTGIGGVLTGLGIPPKAINNIYGVVKAYTTRVGEGPFPTEQLNEDGEKLQTIGCEYGVTTGRKRRCGWLDLVVLKYSTLINGYTSLNITKLDVLDTFKEIKIGVSYTYQGKRVTTFPEDLHALGKVDVEYVTFPGWEEDITQIKNYEDLPANAKKYLEFIEEYVEVPIQWVGTGPGRESMLEKNI; translated from the coding sequence ATGGCCGACGTTGTTTTAGGATCCCAGTGGGGAGACGAAGGAAAGGGAAAGCTTGTCGATGTCCTCTGTGAGGATATCGATGTCTGCGCACGTTGTCAAGGAGGCAACAACGCTGGTCATACTATTATTGTGAAGGGCGTCAAGTTTGACTTTCATATGCTTCCATCTGGTCTGGTGAACCCAAAATGTAAGAACTTAATTGGTTCTGGAGTTGTGATTCACCTGCCTTCCTTTTTTGAGGAACTAGAGGccattgaaaacaaaggGCTGGACTGTACTGGTAGACTGTTCGTTTCGTCAAGAGCTcatcttgtttttggtttccATCAGAGAACCGACAAGTTGAAGGAAGCCGAGTTGCATGAGACGAAAAAGTCGATTGGAACTACTGGTAAAGGTATTGGTCCCACCTATTCTACAAAAGCTTCTAGATCTGGTATCCGTGTTCACCATCTGGTGAGTGATGAGCCTGACTCTTGGAAAGAGTTTGAGACCAGACTTAGCCGTCTTATTGAGACTAGAAAGAAGAGGTATGGTCACTTTGATTGCGACTTGGAGTCAGAATTGGCCAAGTACAAGGTGTTGAGGGAAAAGATCAAGCCATTTGTGGTGGATTCTATTGAATTCATGCACGATGCCATCAAGgacaaaaagaagatattGGTGGAAGGTGCTAACGCCCTCATGTTGGATATCGACTTCGGTACTTATCCTTACGTTACGTCCTCGAACACTGGTATCGGAGGTGTCTTGACTGGTCTGGGAATTCCACCTAAGGCCATTAACAATATTTATGGTGTTGTCAAAGCCTACACTACCAGAGTCGGAGAAGGTCCCTTCCCCACTGAGCAGTTGAACGAAGATGGAGAGAAGTTGCAAACCATTGGTTGCGAGTATGGTGTCACCACTGgtagaaagagaagatgTGGTTGGTTGGATCTGGTGGTGCTTAAATACTCCACCCTGATCAACGGTTACACCTCTTTGAATATTACCAAACTGGATGTTTTGGACACTTTCAAGGAGATAAAGATTGGTGTTTCTTACACCTACCAAGGAAAGAGAGTCACCACCTTCCCAGAAGATCTCCATGCCCTTGGTAAGGTTGATGTTGAGTATGTTACTTTCCCAGGTTGGGAAGAGGATATCACTCAGATCAAAAATTATGAGGATCTGCCAGCAAACGCCAAAAAGTATTTGGAGTTCATCGAAGAATACGTTGAAGTTCCTATCCAATGGGTTGGAACTGGCCCTGGTAGAGAGTCGATGTTAGAAAAAAACATATAG
- a CDS encoding Gamma subunit of the oligosaccharyltransferase complex of the ER lumen, which catalyzes asparagine-l: MKLLHSIFWLTAIIQLSLALTYKQLQENYLKGANILKIDNKNYKLIEEAREDFELVLFITANGADVNCRLCKEFQTPFEILANSYATNKAHYSEEEIGKPVVFAISDFTYSRKFFEALKLQNVPKIFHYASTEKASSALNVDDEYDFTAADLITHLRNWITAKTKVDPKLLEIHIPPNYNAIATNFMVALIILIVIYKKYELILTFLGNKNLWQGLSMVTIVAFIAGHMFNTIRNTQYIMVTQGGSPVYIQPGHQQQLGVETQIVGLIYGSLFALSVLLYKAGASKEGSSGWLSILISVLVFLLYSGLIGVFHLKNMGYPYSLIHLF, encoded by the coding sequence ATGAAGCTTCTTCACAGCATTTTCTGGCTCACAGCCATCATCCAGCTATCATTGGCATTGACATACAAGCAATTACAGGAAAATTATTTGAAAGGAGCCAATATCCTCAAAATTGACAACAAAAATTACAAACTCATAGAGGAGGCTAGGGAGGACTTTGAGCTCGTTCTCTTCATCACTGCTAACGGTGCAGACGTGAATTGTAGGCTGTGCAAAGAGTTCCAAACTCCTTTCGAAATCCTCGCCAACTCCTACGCTACCAATAAAGCCCATTATTCAGAGGAAGAGATCGGTAAACCAGTGGTATTTGCTATAAGTGATTTCACTTACTCCAGAAAGTTCTTCGAAGCTTTGAAACTACAAAACGTTCCAAAGATCTTCCACTACGCTAGCACTGAAAAGGCATCTAGTGCACTGAATGTCGATGATGAATACGATTTCACTGCCGCAGATCTTATTACCCACTTACGTAACTGGATCACAGCAAAAACTAAGGTTGACCCCAAGTTGTTGGAAATCCATATCCCTCCCAATTACAACGCAATTGCCACTAATTTCATGGTGGCATTGATTATTCTAATAGTCATCTACAAAAAGTACGAATTGATCCTGACTTTCTTAGGAAACAAGAATCTGTGGCAAGGTCTTTCGATGGTGACAATTGTTGCATTCATTGCAGGGCACATGTTCAACACAATTAGAAACACCCAATATATCATGGTGACTCAGGGCGGCTCTCCAGTATATATCCAGCCTGGtcaccaacaacaattAGGGGTTGAAACTCAAATCGTTGGGCTAATTTACGGATCATTATTTGCCCTTTCCGTTTTGCTATATAAAGCTGGAGCAAGCAAAGAAGGATCATCCGGCTGGCTATCTATTCTGATAAGCGTTTTAGTATTTTTATTGTACAGTGGATTGATAGGAGTGTTCCACCTAAAGAACATGGGCTATCCATATAGCTTGATACATCTATTTTAG
- a CDS encoding Protein that forms a complex with Pbp1p — protein sequence MPINTLESHLFDNHSVNTYPFDVLKNATIGIDVEHYISRLLSFKKELNYDAISGVPLTLLNYIDTDLKMFQELNIRPLFVFPGLKSTSQYEKLLNGKELNSSEIYHRKVWDDRTYSRDGGYSFREPWSSIPIRPLYGDLITFFIENNIDYLVAPYSAVVQLHYLESKQMVDVVYSSTDYLLLNPTQKFILGFEFQNREFKSLDKTNILSRLNLSFEQLKNISFALGNEFQPERLPGFLSASFPSLHDYVNNGGSIINSLLQDPASLEKFQRGLALLKYVPVLKEDGSVGPLNSELFQVSHSSSSKPPNIAQSANSSSQSTPSSVNTPLYPKDQDLQIPNDLHDVIGQRLSNELYFYISLGLINFELLESIIYDHYLERLPLDAQVTQLYEKITIGDDSIELKGKVLNVLTSFLNRYYQVKRLQLTAVYQPVRELTLNQRIQPTIYSKIRSIIVKTNQANGTVFTLDGFFQNFSSKFVTDSVITDYPNDSQKISQPIDIVSTGLLRALTILGFVDYSFALTKWGELLVSPLFQQSKHPKELFLLLVLFKLGKITERDLVEPSDSKVTSDERKSITLISKISGLLKLKTRPINYNSKVSRSVLNFRSTISKINTIVSETLNSSLIALFLSATELESSVRLNDTDYWRQIVKQIPFRTSVPNTLLGVATLTFLTTYINAKEEGPEKGTEAVEKANAFIEQTFSPVSESPKAQVVEAFEFFKEVGSVFKLLGDSKLVADKSLLQRFESSQKLIDQIQ from the coding sequence ATGCCTATTAACACCCTAGAATCTcatctttttgataatcACTCGGTCAACACATATCCGTTTGATGTGTTGAAGAATGCCACTATTGGAATTGACGTTGAGCACTATATTTCTCGTCTCTTGAGCTTCAAGAAGGAGCTTAATTATGATGCAATTAGTGGCGTTCCCTTGACACTGTTAAACTACATCGATACCGATCTTAAAATGTTCCAAGAACTAAACATTAGACCATTGTTTGTATTTCCAGGTCTGAAAAGCACGTCACAATACGAAAAATTACTAAATGGTAAAGAACTTAACTCCTCAGAGATATACCACCGAAAAGTCTGGGACGACAGAACGTATTCCAGAGATGGCGGTTATTCTTTTAGAGAACCATGGTCAAGTATCCCTATACGGCCTCTTTATGGAGACCTGATCACCTTCTTTATCGAGAATAACATCGACTATCTGGTGGCTCCTTATTCTGCTGTCGTCCAACTGCATTACTTGGAAAGTAAGCAAATGGTAGATGTGGTGTATTCTTCTACAGACTATTTACTGTTGAATCCTACTCAAAAGTTCATTCTGGGATTTGAATTTCAGAATAGAGAGTTCAAATCGCTAGATAAAACGAATATTCTCTCAAGACTGAATCTTTCTTTCGAACAATTAAAGAACATATCGTTTGCGTTAGGAAATGAGTTCCAACCAGAACGGTTACCTGGCTTCCTATCGGCCTCTTTTCCCTCGTTACATGATTATGTCAATAATGGAGGTTCGATCATCAATTCATTGCTACAAGATCCGGCATCATTAgagaaatttcaaagaggATTAGCACTATTGAAATATGTTCCAGTATTGAAAGAAGACGGGAGCGTTGGGCCATTGAACTCAGAATTGTTTCAAGTTTCCCActcctcctcttcaaaaCCTCCCAATATTGCCCAGAGTGCTAATAGTTCGTCCCAATCAACCCCTAGTTCCGTCAACACCCCGTTGTATCCAAAAGACCAGGATTTGCAGATTCCTAATGATTTGCATGATGTCATTGGCCAACGACTATCAAATGAACTGTATTTTTACATCTCCCTTGGTTTGATTAATTTTGAACTCTTAGAATCAATAATATACGACCATTATCTTGAAAGATTACCACTAGATGCCCAGGTAACCCAATTGTATGAAAAGATTACAATCGGTGATGATTCCATAGAattgaaaggaaaagttttaAATGTTCTAACatcatttttgaacagataCTATCAAGTTAAACGATTACAATTGACCGCAGTTTATCAGCCAGTTAGGGAGCTGACTttgaatcaaagaatcCAGCCTACGATTTATAGTAAGATTCGATCTATTATTGTGAAGACGAACCAGGCCAATGGAACTGTTTTTACATTGGATggtttcttccaaaatttcagtAGCAAATTTGTTACTGACAGTGTGATTACAGACTATCCCAATGATTCACAGAAGATCTCTCAGCCAATAGATATTGTAAGCACAGGTTTATTACGTGCTCTAACAATACTTGGATTTGTTGACTACTCATTTGCCTTGACAAAATGGGGTGAATTATTGGTATCTCCCCTCTTTCAGCAATCAAAGCATCCAAAGGAGTTGTTTTTGCTTCTGGTGTTGTTCAAGTTAGGCAAAATCACTGAAAGGGACTTGGTGGAACCGAGTGACTCCAAAGTGACTTCCGACGAAAGAAAATCGATTACTCTGATTTCTAAGATTTCTGGATTATTGAAGCTGAAAACAAGACCCATCAATTACAACTCAAAGGTCTCCCGATCTGTTTTAAACTTCAGATCCACAATTTCGAAAATTAATACTATTGTCTCCGAGACACTCAATTCGTCTTTGATTGCTCTATTCTTATCGGCCACAGAATTGGAAAGCTCAGTTAGACTGAATGATACTGATTATTGGAGACAAATTGTGAAACAAATACCCTTTAGAACTTCTGTTCCCAACACTCTTCTTGGCGTTGCTACTCTGACCTTTTTGACAACCTATATAAATGCGAAGGAGGAAGGCCCTGAAAAGGGGACAGAAGCAGTGGAAAAAGCTAATGCTTTTATTGAACAAACCTTTTCTCCTGTTTCAGAGTCACCAAAAGctcaagttgttgaagcttttgagtttttcaaggaAGTTGGTTCAGTATTTAAATTATTAGGGGACTCAAAACTAGTTGCAGATAAGTCTTTGCTTCAAAGGTTTGAATCTTCACAGAAATTA
- a CDS encoding Peripherally bound inner membrane protein of the mitochondrial matrix, producing MRRYLSSVASQSRPSILELLPPKRFVNRILFDLDSRLNYKKVIPVLDTIYQSIPSGEDPIIPKYATPDDLMLFQKALKEIRQKTRTENRYLMQLENALVEKAAESGQRDAVSVLAFTAIKDQNNQFTDDDKAHARKLIKELMKLKHPLAIKLTGDMLYQSNALVEAEKMYMRFLELEKDTILSAEVHKSLGVIFFKDLRHFKARTHFEKSIRLAPLDKVYESHFYLSQLYSNDDPLRSRHHLQLSSSQGLRESLANLGFLELNYFNNADIAFQWFKLGAEITDITSLIGLFDCYMLKKEYHEAVNILDQLRDTLTSDSYKNAIKTGTEKVTWEQLQSVRAKSLETLSSLRLL from the coding sequence ATGAGACGATATTTGTCCTCTGTTGCTAGTCAGTCGAGGCCTTCTATCCTTGAGCTACttcctccaaagagatTTGTCAATcgaattctttttgatctcGATAGTCGGTTAAATTACAAAAAAGTCATCCCAGTCTTGGATACGATATACCAAAGTATTCCTTCTGGAGAAGATCCCATAATTCCCAAATATGCCACCCCTGACGATTTGATGCTGTTTCAAaaggctttgaaagaaatacGACAGAAAACTCGTACAGAAAACAGGTATCTTATGCAGCTAGAGAATGCTCTGGTAGAGAAAGCTGCTGAATCTGGTCAACGAGATGCCGTTTCGGTATTAGCATTTACTGCAATCAAAGATCAGAATAATCAGTTTACTGATGATGACAAGGCTCATGCCAGAAAGCTAATCAAAGAACTTATGAAGCTCAAGCACCCACTAGCTATAAAACTGACGGGTGATATGTTGTATCAGTCGAATGCTCTAGTAGAGGCAGAAAAGATGTACATGCGGTTCCTAGAGCTAGAAAAAGATACGATCTTATCCGCTGAGGTTCATAAATCTCTGGGGGTCATCTTTTTTAAAGACTTACGCCATTTCAAGGCCAGAACACATTTTGAGAAGAGTATAAGATTAGCTCCATTGGATAAGGTGTACGAATCACACTTTTATCTCTCTCAATTGTACTCAAATGACGACCCTCTTCGCTCTAGACATCATTTGCAACTGAGTTCATCTCAAGGTTTGAGAGAGAGTCTAGCCAATCTTGGCTTCTTGGAGCTGAATTATTTCAATAACGCAGACATTGCATTTCAATGGTTCAAACTTGGAGCAGAGATCACAGACATCACCTCATTAATAGGGCTGTTTGATTGCTATATGCTGAAGAAGGAGTATCACGAGGCAGTGAACATCTTGGATCAATTGAGGGATACGCTTACCAGTGATTCATACAAAAATGCCATAAAGACAGGTACTGAAAAGGTAACTTGGGAGCAACTACAATCAGTAAGAGCAAAGTCACTGGAAACTCTGTCAAGCCTTCGTCTCCTATAG